A window from Enterocloster bolteae encodes these proteins:
- a CDS encoding IS110 family transposase produces the protein MNAVGIDVSKGKSMIAILRPYGEIVSSPFEIKHTSSNIQSLIEQIRSIEGESRIVMEHTGRYYEPLARELSLAGLFVTAVNPKLIKDFGAHSLRKVKSDKADAVKIARYTLDSWTELKQYSLMDELRNQLKTMNRQFGFYMKHKTAMKNNLIGILDQTYPGVNTYFDSPAREDGSQKWVDFATTYWHVDYVRKFSLNAFVDHYQKWCKRRKYNFSKDKAEEIYGAAKELVPILPKDDLTKLIVKQSIEQLNTASKTVEELRTLMNDTAAKLPEYPVVMGMKGVGPSLGPQLMAEIGDVTRFTHKGAITAFAGVDPGVNESGTYEQKSVPTSKRGSSSLRKTLFQVMDCLIKTKPQDDPVYAFIDKKRAQGKPYYVYMTAGANKFLRIYYGRVKEYLMSLPE, from the coding sequence ATGAACGCTGTTGGTATTGATGTTTCCAAAGGCAAAAGTATGATCGCCATTCTACGACCTTATGGAGAAATCGTTTCTTCTCCCTTTGAAATCAAGCACACCTCCAGTAACATCCAATCCTTAATTGAGCAGATCCGATCAATCGAAGGTGAATCACGCATCGTTATGGAACATACTGGCCGTTACTACGAACCACTGGCTCGTGAGCTTTCTCTGGCAGGTCTTTTTGTAACTGCCGTAAATCCTAAGCTCATTAAAGATTTTGGAGCTCATTCTCTCCGCAAAGTAAAATCTGATAAAGCTGACGCTGTAAAAATAGCTCGTTACACCCTTGACAGTTGGACGGAATTGAAACAGTATAGTCTTATGGACGAACTACGCAATCAACTAAAGACCATGAACCGTCAGTTTGGCTTCTACATGAAACACAAAACAGCTATGAAGAATAACCTCATCGGTATCCTCGATCAGACTTACCCTGGTGTTAATACTTACTTTGATAGCCCTGCCCGTGAGGACGGCAGCCAGAAGTGGGTTGATTTTGCTACTACATACTGGCATGTGGACTATGTTCGTAAATTCTCATTAAATGCATTTGTCGACCATTATCAGAAGTGGTGCAAACGTAGGAAGTATAACTTTAGCAAAGACAAGGCTGAAGAAATCTATGGAGCTGCAAAGGAGCTTGTTCCTATACTTCCAAAAGATGATCTAACCAAGCTGATCGTGAAACAGTCCATAGAACAATTAAACACTGCTTCCAAGACCGTGGAAGAGCTCCGTACCCTGATGAATGACACAGCCGCCAAGCTGCCGGAATATCCCGTTGTTATGGGTATGAAGGGTGTTGGCCCGTCTCTTGGCCCTCAGCTTATGGCTGAAATCGGAGATGTCACACGCTTTACCCACAAAGGGGCTATCACTGCATTTGCTGGTGTAGACCCAGGTGTCAACGAATCCGGAACCTATGAACAAAAAAGCGTTCCAACCTCCAAACGCGGCTCATCTTCCCTCCGAAAAACCTTATTTCAGGTCATGGACTGTCTCATCAAAACAAAACCGCAGGACGACCCTGTATATGCGTTTATTGATAAGAAACGTGCTCAAGGAAAGCCTTACTATGTCTACATGACTGCAGGCGCTAATAAGTTTCTGCGTATCTATTACGGAAGAGTAAAAGAATATCTAATGTCTCTTCCAGAATAG